Within Gemmatimonadaceae bacterium, the genomic segment TCGAGCGCGACGGAGAAGATCTGTTCTGCGAGGTGCTTGTCACCTATCCGCAACTGGTGCTCGGCGGCGACGTCGAGGTGCCGGCGGTGAACGGCACGGTCTCGCTGCGGATTCCGGCCGGCTCGCAGAGCGGGCACCAGTTCAACCTCCGCGGCCGCGGGCTGCCGCGAGTCAACGCCTCAGGCGTCGGCGACCTGCACGTGCGGATCCAGCTCTGGACGCCGGATGCGCTCTCCGCGGAAGAGGAAGAGCTGATAAAGCGGCTGGGTGAGCTGCGCTCGAAGGCGCCGGCGCCGCAGGAGAAGGGATTCTGGCACAAGGTTAAGGAATCGCTCGGCGCGTGAAGCTCCTCGCGGTTCGCGTAAGACCGCGGAGCAATCACGCTGGAGTCGTCGCGGCGTTGTTCGACGCCGGATCGATGGGCATTCACGAGGACGGCGACACGCTCGTGACCAACCTGGCGCTGGATGGAGACGTGGAGCTGTTGCGGAAGCGCGTGGCGGAGGCGGATCCGGGCGCCGAAGTGGATGTAACGACCGTGACTCCGCCCGATTTCTCCGAGTGGCGCGGGAGCGTCGGCGCGCAGACGGTGAGTCGGATCACCGTCGCGCCGCCGTGGATCGACGTCGATGCCCCGGACATCGTCGTGCTGATCGAGCCCGCGATGGCGTTCGGGACCGGCGAGCACGCGACGACGCGGCTGTGCCTCTCGTTGCTGCAGCGCGTGATCCGTCCGGGCGACACCGTCGCCGATCTCGGCTCCGGCAGCGCCGTGCTGTCCATCGCCGCCGCGAAGCTGGGCGCGGGCAGAGTGGCCGCGATCGAGATCGATCCCGACTCGATGGCGAACGCGGAAGACAACGTGGCGCGGAACGAGGTCGGCGCTGTCGTTCATCTCTTCGAGGCCGACGCGGCGGTGCTGCTCCCGCTGATCGCTCCCG encodes:
- a CDS encoding 50S ribosomal protein L11 methyltransferase, which codes for MKLLAVRVRPRSNHAGVVAALFDAGSMGIHEDGDTLVTNLALDGDVELLRKRVAEADPGAEVDVTTVTPPDFSEWRGSVGAQTVSRITVAPPWIDVDAPDIVVLIEPAMAFGTGEHATTRLCLSLLQRVIRPGDTVADLGSGSAVLSIAAAKLGAGRVAAIEIDPDSMANAEDNVARNEVGAVVHLFEADAAVLLPLIAPVRVVIANILSSVILELLPVMRDALAPDGEAILSGILLEEREMMLEKLAEAGWLVTSEESEGEWWSAVAVVRP